The Anopheles maculipalpis chromosome 3RL, idAnoMacuDA_375_x, whole genome shotgun sequence genomic sequence ATCCAGAAGCAGCTGGACGAGCGCCGTCGCCTTTTACACGATGGTATGCGTGAAATTGTGCGCCTAGAGCGTCTGATCGAACAGATTGAGCAGGAAATATCGGAACGCACGGTAAAGTTCCAACAGGAAGCGCAACGGCTTGAGCAGCGACGGCTAGACATTCTTAACGATCCTACAGTCAGTCCCGAAGAACGATCGCGTTTGTTGGCTGAGTGTGATGCAGAATTAGTTACACTGCGTCAATCACACACGAGTAACATTAATCTACTTGAAGCACGCTGTGAAGAACTGAAACGCCAGAGCAAAAGTCTCGCTAACGATGTCGAAACCTTTCGCGACGAAGTAGCACAAAAGCATCGTGATCAAATAGCGGAATTGGAGAGACAGAAGCTACTAGATACGACTCCTTCGCAGATGGCTCTGATAGAGGCTCAGATTCAACGGCAACAGGCCGATTTCAACGAAAATCTCACCATGTTGAGTCGTGCACAGGCTCGACCAGAATACTTCTTCGACGAGCATGGACGCTACTTTTTCAACGAGGCCGGTGAACGTATTTATAAGCGGGATTCCTATGCCTCGGAATATCGCCTAGGGCCGGATGGCGAGTGGGTTAAGATATCATCCGCCCTCAGTCTCCAGACAGACGAAAACGGCATTTACTATGTGGACAAATTTGGGCAGAAAATTTACCAACAGCAACACTTTACCGACGTGTCCGGTGAATATTATCTCGATGCAGACGGTACACGAGTTTACTTCGGAACCACTAAACCAACGCTGAGTGCATCTGATGAATTCCCTTCACCCTTCGCACGTACCCAACCTCAGCCAACCACCATCAGTTCGACTGAATCATCCATTTCGGATGAGGAATTTCTGCCGGAGTCCGAATCAATGCAAGAACTGCGGGGACGTGTAACAAACGATGTGGCTTACATTGAAGAAACCGTAGGAGTTGCATTGCGCAAAGGACTGGCAGCACTTTCCCGGGCCAGACCGGAAGATCCTATCGGGTATCTGGCGGATTACTTGGCGCTATTTCAAAAGAACGCAATGGAAACAACACGACGACAGCAGCTGCTCGCAAGGCTTCGATTAGACGAAAGTGATTGTGGAACGCAAAGCCggatataaatattttcaatgcgAACGGATTTTTCCTGATTGAAAGTAAAGTCAGCTAAAGGGAACACTATCTTCTCTTTTCCAATCATTCGACCCACGGGATCCGATCAATTTCTTGGCATAGCGAGGAATGTACactggaaaagcaaaaaaaaaaaatcattcgcaTCATCCAAATTAGTTGGTTCATTAAACTCGTATTTCTACTgccttttatattattttcttgAACATTTTTTTGCCCGACTTTAATCTGATGCATTCATGTTAAATcacaatttcaattaaatattcaaaatgaaGTTATTGAAAATGATACGAAAATCACATGTTACACCTGATATCGATCCGTGGGATgtatttgtttacaaaaagcCCTTCATTATGTACCGACATGTAATCGAAAACGGCTTTAAGGGTGTAAAACAATTTGTAGCCGTAGCGGGAAGCGCGCCAGGACACGCACGATGCAAATGCGATTGAAGTTTACATTTCGAAACCAACCTGGTAGATCATACGAGAAAATATTTGGGTGGAATATTGTTTACTATTGTTCCGTATATTGTATAATTACCTTTTACCTTAATGTGATGTACCTTTTGTGACATTCCGACGCTCTATACCCACAATCACAAATGGTTGCCGCATTAATATTTTCCTCTCGCTTGCTTTTTATTCCTGCTCAATATagcaaaaaatgtgttaatcTTTCGCAACTGGATATGTAATACATCAACACTTTGTGTACGGAGGTGAAATATCTAGTTGAAGGGGGGTTAGCAATAAATTCTCAGTTTATTGTTCTCCAACCTGCTGACAACGCTTTATAGAGAATGTACAGATAATATGCCGCCGGTAGGGACTCCTGCCGGTAATACGGAAAACACAAACGGCTTTTTCCTGCACAAAATAGAAACTAATGCAAAATGACAGCCCACATCCTTCGGGTTGGAACGTTCTGAAGGATGGAGAATTAGCAAAGATCATGACGGTAAACCAGGAACCTTTATTGGTGCAATAAtcacaacaatattttatcgTGATCCATTTCACACCGTCATGCCGATTGGTTCCATACCGTACCGGTGAAGTTGGTGAgctcgaatcgatcgatttttcttccaaatgtTAAGTGCTTAAGATTGAAACAGCCGAAAGCCTTTTCATTCTTCGTGTCAGAAAGATTCGCTTAAAATATTGATGGGATTCAGAATCACCCGTGATAGACTTATCTTCGTGAGAGCGAATCCGAATGGATGCTTTTGCAGCATTTCCAAACCAGAAACTTTACCGCATTCAATGCTTGGATGGTTTGGGGAAAGCGTCagagatttatttgtttccacTTTTCTTCCTATTCGCTTCGGTTCATCTGCCTTCACATGCACACTCCTGCTGGTTTTAGgttgataaaataaatgaacatAGTGTGTCAATTCATCTGTCTTTCCGTCTATCTTCAGGCAAGACGGAGAGTTATAGTTGATTAAGAAAAATAcaccgcaacaaaaaaaaatacaaccttTTAAGAGAATAAAGCGAGAAATTCTCTTGAGTGTATATTTTTTGTGCACACCTTATATGATGGATTCTatcccaagaaaaaaaatctttgttgATTAAATTAGTTTTACTGCATTGCTCAAAATGAAGGATTTTACCATAACCCACTACCTTTAAGAGTTTGCAATACGGAAAACCTGAATTTTCCGGACGAGATGGTGTCAAGCCAATGATGAACAAATTTCTATATCCGACCGAACGGATGACCcgctggaggtggtggtgcatTTTTCGTGATGTTGTGGGATATTTTGTTCCCTTCCGCAAGATATTTCGACGGAGACACACACCAGTTACTCGTGTGTCCATCATAATCACCATCTGACTATTTGCACGACACTGAAGCTAAAAGATTCATCGTCGCCACTGGTGTGACGCATCTGTCTGATGTTCAACcactgcttttttgtgttctttcaATTTTACTGTCGACTGCGGCACATGGGCTGAACTCTTAATTAAATCAGGATGATGTCCGAATGAAACAGATGGCattatgtgtgtttgaatgcTGTTTTTCTCTAGAACTTTTCTACACTGGTTTTTTCAACTAAAGTTGCAGTGTATTCGTTCCACAGTTGGACATAGGAGTTCgtttaaaatcatt encodes the following:
- the LOC126564244 gene encoding ERC protein 2-like; this encodes MNAKARSQAQEEVDQVLREIGLKNLQLRRLTSVLLVDSEFLRMCDTFDEAKRIFERASTVEVDRFSIDSDTKDIISLLKLKIKILQRSRKGCLRRILKYNNARKDEPTELQEEGFKNRLQTALTKLNKRHTHFRRSILDNIWSIGDIFQLEQIESRLKKADFLHSIVCKNHLNCLHVLQSTNLDLTIELSCVRLQFAANSFLVFALVHFCELLQTMESEESVRTLHSKLQREIRRSLNDIQVNEEELASLRQKLFTSADSLTAQRTIAIGEREKQGLDLQEHLRTIDLLELDRQEIEGRVTRLIEEREEIQKQLDERRRLLHDGMREIVRLERLIEQIEQEISERTVKFQQEAQRLEQRRLDILNDPTVSPEERSRLLAECDAELVTLRQSHTSNINLLEARCEELKRQSKSLANDVETFRDEVAQKHRDQIAELERQKLLDTTPSQMALIEAQIQRQQADFNENLTMLSRAQARPEYFFDEHGRYFFNEAGERIYKRDSYASEYRLGPDGEWVKISSALSLQTDENGIYYVDKFGQKIYQQQHFTDVSGEYYLDADGTRVYFGTTKPTLSASDEFPSPFARTQPQPTTISSTESSISDEEFLPESESMQELRGRVTNDVAYIEETVGVALRKGLAALSRARPEDPIGYLADYLALFQKNAMETTRRQQLLARLRLDESDCGTQSRI